The following proteins are co-located in the Cydia fagiglandana chromosome 2, ilCydFagi1.1, whole genome shotgun sequence genome:
- the LOC134677972 gene encoding uncharacterized protein LOC134677972, translated as MSPGERAALGRREPARPQYATTAPGFPPPYYPPYGVPHPNAWLGAPLISMAGRAPPARQTPVSKLAMHAQGAPLIIQNRQDRRKFTTVPDQRTHRPLAHTDHVARERCEGNEGNRLRNQQQQPRSTRSGRNNNTDAVSVASDESSGSTNSETMLPRIIKPRKRRKKDRKPNNILPHDLSPTALELGEIGHCTVSGISSTPRNMYDESYCRDLSMSYRTDVKVLEYPEPVPETYRVSVLGEALEASRFGLAEAASPAESAVTSCQCRYCDPVGQIWDADSIADLLNENSSGDFAPTKLEDSMKVVGSLGRRGPDTTLRRSWSDPSSRIPEQRAVYNSDTSSAPNLYSLFPPTNRVSSPEPRSPLALEITSEIVTSMNGHRDLEIKLFSTSPPAKSLDQRSFFADKSESAVNKCTISDHGLKVNSAVICEKEESSVDVSGKSEGATESACSPVGPSPDVRNICDLP; from the coding sequence ATGAGTCCGGGCGAGCGCGCCGCCTTAGGGCGCCGCGAACCCGCTCGCCCACAATATGCAACTACCGCACCCGGATTCCCGCCGCCCTACTATCCGCCCTACGGTGTGCCGCATCCAAACGCGTGGCTGGGCGCTCCTCTCATTTCTATGGCAGGACGTGCTCCGCCCGCACGACAAACACCGGTTTCCAAGTTGGCTATGCACGCCCAAGGCGCTCCGTTGATTATACAAAACCGACAGGATCGCCGAAAATTTACGACCGTGCCTGATCAACGGACCCATCGACCCCTTGCACACACTGATCATGTCGCCAGGGAAAGGTGCGAGGGAAACGAAGGAAATAGACTTCGTAACCAACAGCAACAACCTCGCTCCACGCGAAGCGGACGAAACAACAACACGGATGCGGTCAGTGTCGCTAGCGACGAAAGTTCCGGTTCCACTAACTCCGAAACAATGTTGCCGAGGATAATAAAACCAAGGAAACGCCGTAAAAAAGACCGGAAACCCAACAACATTTTGCCACATGATTTGTCCCCTACCGCCTTGGAACTTGGTGAAATCGGTCATTGCACAGTTTCTGGCATTTCATCGACCCCGCGAAATATGTATGATGAATCTTACTGTCGCGACTTATCAATGTCGTACAGAACGGATGTAAAAGTTTTGGAATACCCGGAACCGGTACCGGAGACTTATCGTGTGTCAGTGCTCGGCGAAGCGTTAGAAGCTAGCCGCTTTGGTCTGGCGGAGGCCGCTTCGCCTGCGGAGTCTGCCGTTACGTCGTGTCAATGTCGGTACTGCGATCCCGTGGGACAAATATGGGACGCGGATTCAATTGCAGATCTTCTGAATGAAAACTCCAGTGGCGATTTTGCTCCTACGAAACTGGAAGACTCCATGAAGGTGGTAGGCTCTCTTGGTAGGCGAGGCCCCGACACAACTCTAAGACGCAGCTGGAGCGACCCGTCTTCACGAATTCCCGAACAGCGAGCAGTATATAACAGTGACACATCTTCAGCTCCAAATCTCTACTCGCTTTTTCCCCCTACAAATAGGGTTAGCTCTCCTGAGCCACGCTCTCCGCTAGCCTTGGAAATAACTTCAGAAATAGTGACTTCTATGAACGGTCATCGCGATCTAGAGATTAAACTGTTTTCGACCTCGCCACCGGCCAAAAGCCTTGATCAGCGTTCGTTCTTCGCTGATAAAAGTGAAAGTGCCGTTAACAAATGTACGATATCAGACCACGGTCTAAAAGTAAACAGTGCGGTGATATGTGAAAAGGAGGAATCTAGTGTGGACGTTAGTGGAAAGAGTGAAGGTGCAACCGAATCGGCGTGTTCTCCCGTTGGACCTTCACCGGATGTGCGCAATATTTGTGATTTGCCTTAG